One Vigna unguiculata cultivar IT97K-499-35 chromosome 11, ASM411807v1, whole genome shotgun sequence DNA window includes the following coding sequences:
- the LOC114169438 gene encoding uncharacterized protein LOC114169438, producing the protein MSALQKQTQSLQELNPEKESWNIVARVVRLWFVEDYTKGKSPFSMEIVLQDKEGVLIHASVRRTLIYKFQSEIKEDKVYSIQSFSVSCNGGSYRTTNHAYKINFQFGTKVNLVESTLVPNISTAYTPISTIQAPGFDSDYLVNVIGMLTGVGTERELEKGGKKTKMNVILIEYDGMWDSTESPSQPLTQLGQSSKVSLEEDFIKLHPRCSIEGLKDFEQESTFVVKATIKHVLDHDDWWYTTCICNKAVYPDSKMFFCEKCNKHVIKVTPRFKLRLCVIDATDSTTFVVFDRDASAMLKKSCSDILDLQDKNTAAGNLPKEFEVLIDKTYLFKVECKNDYNSKFDQSFRVKKVCMDEKIIESFTDVELKSLDVYSANEEESKFKQITNEIAPDTIAEDLLLKFTEESTDVEPVSDHLNTIESSPVSTEEALVNQPLIDVENDDLTHKESSHLDNLSFDLATKARVPAIKRQNRSTAQENKKIPVKMLKKNIKIEK; encoded by the exons ATGTCTGCTTTGCAAAAACAAACCCAGTCATTACAAGAACTGAACCCGGAGAAGGAAAGCTGGAATATTGTTGCAAGAGTTGTAAGGTTATGGTTTGTAGAAGATTACACAAAAGGAAAATCTCCATTTTCCATGGAGATTGTTCTTCAAGACAAAGAG GGTGTCCTAATCCATGCGTCTGTTAGACGCACACTGATATACAAATTCCAATCTGAAATCAAAGAGGATAAGGTTTACTCCATTCAGTCTTTTAGTGTTTCATGTAATGGTGGTTCTTATAGAACTACAAATCATGCCTATAAGATCAACTTCCAATTTGGAACCAAGGTCAATTTGGTAGAATCTACCTTAGTTCCCAATATTAGTACTGCATACACCCCTATTTCAACCATCCAAGCACCTGGTTTTGACTCAGATTACTTAGTTA atgtCATTGGAATGTTGACTGGTGTTGGAACAGAGAGAGAGTTAGAGAAAGGTGGTAAGAAGACCAAGATGAATGTCATCCTTATTGAATATGATGG GATGTGGGATAGTACTGAATCTCCTTCTCAACCTCTTACCCAACTTGGTCAGTCTTCAAAAGTTAGCTTAGAAGAAGATTTCATTAAGCTGCATCCTAGATGCTCAATTGAAGGTCTCAAAGATTTTGAACag GAAAGTACTTTTGTAGTGAAGGCTACTATCAAACATGTTCTAGATCATGATGATTGGTGGTACACAACATGTATCTGCAACAAAGCTGTTTATCCTGActccaaaatgtttttttgtgagaAATGTAACAAACATGTCATTAAGGTTACACCTAg GTTTAAACTTAGACTTTGTGTAATTGATGCTACTGATTCTACaacttttgttgtatttgatcGTGATGCAAGTGCAATGTTGAAGAAATCATGCTCTGATATTCTTGACTTACAAGACAAG AACACTGCTGCTGGTAACTTGCCTAAAGAGTTTGAAGTCCTCATTGATAAGACCTATCTGTTCAAAGTTGAGTGCAAGAATGATTATAATAGCAAATTTGACCAATCATTTAGAGTTAAAAAAGTCTGCATGGATGAAAAAATCATTGAAAGCTTTACTGATGTTGAACTTAAGTCTTTG GATGTATACTctgcaaatgaagaagaaagtaaATTTAAGCAGATTACAAATGAGATTGCACCTGATACCATTGCAGAG gatttgcTGCTCAAATTCACTGAAGAATCAACTGATGTTGAGCCTGTAAGTGATCATTTGAACACTATAGAATCAAGCCCTGTTTCTACAGAGGAAGCTTTGGTCAATCAACCTTTAATTGatgttgaaaatgatgacttAACCCATAAAGAATCATCTCATCTGGATAATCTTAGCTTTGATTTGGCTACCAAAGCACGTGTCCCGGCAATTAAAAGGCAGAATCGATCTACGGCTCAAGAGAACAAGAAGATCCCAGTcaagatgttgaagaagaacaTCAAGATTGAAAAGTGA
- the LOC114168321 gene encoding protein ZINC INDUCED FACILITATOR-LIKE 1-like — MREENMKQPLLGRKKYYENCPGCKVDQAKELSEGQGVPIRNLSIIWILVLSNALPISSLFPFLYFMVRDFNIAETEADISSYAGYIGSSFMLGRCLTSVLWGVVADRYGRKPVMFTGVVVVIIFNTLFGLSTSFWMALTTRFLLGSLNGMLGPVKAYATEIFRDEHHALGLSTVSAAWATGLIIGPALGGYLAQPVEKYPHLFTKGSLWDKFPYLLPNLVISAVAFLVIICCFWIPETLHTHNCSDESMDDAEALENGNSEAGKDMTTQKNENLLLNWPLMSSIIIYCVFSLHDIAYQEVFSLWGVSPRKLGGLNFSTNDVGNVLSITGAALIIYQISVYPFVERACGPVGIARITGMLSIPLLQSYPFIALLSGVALNVVIVIASILKNILSDTIITGLFLLQNRAVEQHQRGAANGISMTGMSLFKAIGPATGGAVLTWSQKRMDASFLPGTNMVFFVLNIVEAIGITMMFKPFLAEKKKTQSDQLH, encoded by the exons ATGAGAGAGGAGAACATGAAGCAGCCATTGTTGGGGAGAAAGAAGTACTACGAGAACTGCCCCGGTTGCAAAGTGGATCAAGCCAAGGAGTTGAGTGAGGGACAAGGCGTACCCATTAGAAATCTTTCTATCATATGGATATTGGTGCTGTCTAATG CACTGCCTATATCATCTCTCTTTCCATTCCTTTATTTCATG GTAAGGGATTTTAATATTGCGGAAACAGAAGCTGATATTAGTTCTTATGCTGGATATATTG GCTCTTCATTCATGCTTGGCAGATGTTTGACATCTGTATTATGGGGAGTTGTTGCTGATCGCTATGGTAGAAAGCCTGTAATGTTTACAGGGGTTGTGGTGGT AATCATTTTCAACACACTGTTTGGCCTTAGCACTAGTTTTTGGATGGCTCTTACTACAAGATTTCTTCTTGGAAGTTTAAATGGTATGCTTGGACCAGTGAAg GCCTATGCAACTGAAATCTTTCGAGATGAACACCATGCTCTAGGACTCTCAACA GTCAGTGCAGCTTGGGCCACAGGTTTAATCATTGGCCCAGCATTGGGAGGCTATTTGGCTCAG CCAGTCGAGAAGTACCCACATTTATTTACAAAGGGTTCCTTGTGGGATAA GTTTCCATACCTCTTGCCCAACCTTGTAATATCAGCAGTAGCATTCTTAGTAATTATTTGCTGCTTCTGGATTCCG GAAACACTTCACACCCATAATTGTAGTGATGAATCCATGGACGATGCAGAAGCTTTAGAAAATGGAAACAGTGAAGCTGGCAAAGACATGACAACCCAGAAGAATGAAAACCTCCTCCTGAATTGGCCATTGATGTCATCTATCATAATTTACTGTGTTTTCTCACTTCATGATATTGCTTATCAAGAG GTTTTCTCTCTATGGGGTGTTAGTCCTCGAAAGTTGGGGGGTTTGAACTTCTCAACAAATGATGTTGGCAATGTTCTTTCAATAACAG GTGCTGCACTTATCATTTACCAAATTTCGGTCTATCCATTTGTGGAAAGAGCTTGTGGACCTGTTGGAATTGCCCGCATTACAGGG ATGTTATCAATACCTCTTTTGCAAAGCTACCCCTTCATAGCATTGTTGTCAGGTGTAGCACTAAACGTAGTCATAGTTATTGCTTCAATTCTAAAGAATATTCTGTCT GACACCATTATAACTGGTTTGTTCCTCCTACAAAACCGAGCAGTG GAGCAACACCAAAGAGGTGCAGCTAATGGCATTTCTATGACAGGCATGTCCCTATTCAAAGCTATTGGCCCTGCTACTGGTGGTGCAGT ATTAACTTGGTCACAAAAGCGGATGGATGCTTCATTCCTCCCAG GGACCAATATGGTGTTCTTTGTTCTGAACATAGTTGAAGCAATTGGAATAACGATGATGTTCAAACCATTCCTTgctgagaagaaaaaaacacagtCAGATCAGTTGCACTGA
- the LOC114169435 gene encoding uncharacterized protein LOC114169435: MEMEQTNTDGANNRRILWNFNTIYICSQPFGFIDRHFAVAYEQELVQQWHLVDVNGKSTTVTYNMDSNNPKIIGGWSNMRDLYDIKSDSHMRFQYMGNSLFHIIMFKGGCTPRSLSTFMCRISHQETRSIFSVKLTKYQSKASHLDLPSKFANFIRDENVQDVFLIGPKTIVNCKILLSNRNRSSTKIGQGWKLFCVENELKEGDIVVFQTDNDFIEPNIEVFVNGCCCD, from the exons ATGGAGATGGAGCAAACCAATACAGATGGAGCAAACAACAGAAGAATTCTTTGGAACTTCAACACCATCTACATCTGCTCTCAG CCATTTGGATTTATCGATCGACATTTTGCTGTTGCTTATGAACAAGAATTAGTTCAACAGTGGCACTTGGTAGATGTAAATGGTAAGAGCACGACAGTTACCTATAACATGGATTCAAATAACCCAAAAATCATAGGAGGTTGGAGTAATATGAGAGATTTGTATGACATCAAAAGTGACTCTCACATGCGGTTTCAGTATATGGGAAATTCTTTATTTCACATAATTATGTTTAAAGGTGGTTGTACACCAAGGAGTTTGTCAACATTTATGTGCCGTATCAGTCATCAAGAAACAAGATCTATATTTTCAGTGAAATTGACAAAGTATCAAAGCAAAGCAAGTCACTTG GACTTGCCATCAAAGTTTGCCAACTTCATTCGGGACGAGAATGTACAAGATGTGTTTCTTATAGGGCCCAAAACTATAGTCAATTGCAAAATTCTATTATCAAATAGGAATAGAAGTTCAACAAAGATAGGTCAAGGTTGGAAGTTATTTTGTGTTgaaaatgagttaaaagaaGGTGATATTGTTGTCTTCCAAACAGACAATGATTTTATCGAACCAAATATTGAGGTCTTTGTTAatggttgttgttgtgattaG
- the LOC114168317 gene encoding histone-lysine N-methyltransferase, H3 lysine-9 specific SUVH1-like: MEEGLCENSVPGSGFGLVDKTRIVEVKPLRSLAPVLPKSLQLSICGRYPSGFPPFVLFEEPEESQPSPTPIPAPIRSYRKPPDEEETPHEVNGDTSSPVEGVNGESVDDSPNRSAQPMKSCKTSQKRRKKTQDFGGSSSLGGISMAQRDDGDREVVNLVLMNFDSLRRRFCQLEDSKDLNTLMGTKRPDLRASNVMTSKVFRTNMRRRIGAVPGVEIGDIFFLRMEMCHVGLHGQSMSGIDYMNAKDELQEEPVALSIVSSGVYDNNAEEDDVLVYTGQGENFNKKDKHAVDQKLQRGNLALDRSVHRQNEVRVIRGLKDAVNKNAKFYVYDGLYKIQGSWVEKGKSGGSVFKYKFVRLPGQPSAFAVWKSIQKWKTGSCSSSRAGLILADLTTGVESIPVSLVNDVDNEKGPSFFTYSNSLRNSKPFGIVQSSYGCNCNKTCVPGDLSCSCIQRNEGDFPYIANGVLVSRRPLVHECGPMCKCFPNCKNRVSQTGLKHQMEVFKTKDRGWGLRSIDPIRAGTFICEYAGEVIDRAKVYKNGGYNDEYVFDTSRIYNPFKWNYEPSLLEEISSSTEDYTIPSPLIISSKIFGNVARYMNHSCSPNVFWQPVLYAENNQYFLHIAFFALRHIPPMVELTYDYGCSGHADGSSAPQGRKKCLCGSAKCCGSFG; the protein is encoded by the coding sequence ATGGAAGAAGGGTTGTGCGAAAACTCAGTTCCTGGTTCtggttttggtttggttgaTAAAACTAGGATTGTAGAGGTTAAACCCCTGCGTAGTTTGGCACCTGTGTTGCCAAAATCGCTTCAACTTTCTATCTGTGGAAGGTACCCATCTGGGTTTCCTCCGTTTGTTTTGTTCGAGGAACCCGAAGAATCTCAGCCATCACCTACTCCTATTCCAGCTCCAATAAGGTCATATAGGAAGCCACCAGATGAAGAAGAAACCCCTCATGAAGTCAATGGGGACACTTCTTCACCTGTGGAGGGTGTGAATGGTGAGAGTGTCGACGATAGCCCAAACCGTTCTGCGCAGCCTATGAAGAGCTGCAAAACATCCCAAAAACGGCGCAAAAAAACTCAGGATTTTGGTGGCAGTTCTTCGCTTGGTGGTATTAGCATGGCCCAAAGGGATGATGGTGATCGGGAAGTGGTTAATCTTGTGCTCATGAATTTTGATTCTCTCCGGAGAAGGTTCTGCCAACTTGAAGATTCCAAGGATTTGAACACATTGATGGGAACCAAGCGCCCGGATTTAAGAGCAAGCAATGTGATGACAAGCAAAGTGTTTCGCACAAACATGAGGAGGAGAATAGGAGCAGTGCCTGGGGTTGAGATTGGGGATATTTTCTTTTTGCGGATGGAAATGTGTCATGTGGGTTTGCATGGGCAGTCAATGAGTGGAATTGACTACATGAATGCCAAGGATGAGCTTCAGGAGGAACCGGTGGCTTTAAGCATTGTCTCTTCAGGAGTGTATGATAATAATGCAGAGGAAGACGATGTTTTAGTTTATACCGGCCAAGGTGAGAACTTCAACAAGAAAGACAAGCATGCGGTTGATCAGAAGCTTCAAAGGGGTAATCTTGCTTTAGATAGAAGTGTACACCGACAGAATGAAGTAAGAGTCATCCGGGGCTTGAAAGATGCAGTGAATAAAAATGCAAAATTCTATGTCTATGATGGTCTGTATAAAATCCAGGGTTCTTGGGTAGAAAAAGGGAAGTCTGGTGGTAGTGTATTCAAGTACAAGTTTGTTAGATTACCTGGGCAACCTAGTGCTTTTGCTGTTTGGAAATCAATTCAGAAGTGGAAGACAGGTTCATGTTCATCTTCAAGGGCTGGTCTTATTCTTGCAGACCTCACCACAGGAGTTGAGAGTATTCCTGTATCACTTGTAAATGATGTTGACAACGAGAAGGGGCCTTCTTTTTTCACCTATTCCAATTCTCTTAGAAATTCAAAACCATTCGGTATAGTGCAATCTTCATATGGCTGCAACTGTAACAAAACATGTGTCCCTGGGGATTTGAGCTGCTCTTGCATTCAAAGAAATGAAGGTGACTTTCCATATATTGCAAATGGTGTTCTAGTCAGTCGGAGACCATTGGTTCATGAGTGTGGCCCAATGTGTAAGTGCTTTCCTAACTGCAAGAATCGAGTATCGCAGACAGGTTTGAAGCACCAAATGGAAGTTTTCAAAACCAAAGATAGAGGGTGGGGACTTCGATCAATTGATCCTATACGTGCTGGTACTTTTATTTGTGAGTATGCAGGAGAAGTAATTGATAGAGCCAAGGTATATAAGAATGGAGGATATaatgatgagtatgtttttgaTACTAGTCGTATTTACAATCCATTCAAATGGAATTATGAGCCTAGCTTATTGGAAGAAATAAGCTCATCTACTGAGGATTATACTATACCATCTCCTCTAATTATCAGTTCTAAAATTTTTGGAAATGTGGCTAGATACATGAATCATAGTTGCTCCCCAAATGTCTTCTGGCAGCCAGTATTGTACGCAGAAAATAATCAATACTTTCTTCACATTGCATTTTTTGCCCTTAGACACATTCCTCCAATGGTAGAGTTAACATATGATTATGGATGTTCTGGTCATGCTGATGGCAGTAGTGCACCCCAAGGGAGAAAGAAATGCTTGTGTGGATCAGCAAAATGCTGTGGTTCTTTTGGTTGA
- the LOC114168322 gene encoding beta-conglycinin beta subunit 1-like — MMRARVSLLLGILFLASLSVSFGISHHREHQETQEESQNNPFYFNSETSYHTLFKNQYGHLRVLHRFDQSSKQLQNLENYRVVEFKSKPNTLLLPHHADADFLLVVLNGRAILTLLNPDGRDSYILEQGHAQKIPAGTTFFLVNPHDNENLRIIKLAIPVNNPHRFQDFFLSSTEAQQSYLQGFSKDILEASFDSEFKEINRVLFGEEGEQQQQQEGVIVELKKEQIRELMKHAKSSSKKTLSSQNEPFNLRNQKPVYSNRFGRLHEITPEKNPQLKDLDVFLSSVDIKEGGLLMPNYNTKAIVILVVNKGEANIEVVGLREQQQQQHHQQEESWEVQRYRAELSENDVFVIPAAYPVAINATSNMNFIAFGINAENNQRNFLAGEKDNVISEIPREVLEVAFPGPGEKVVKVIKNQKESYFVDAQPEQKEEQSKGRKGPLSSILDTLY, encoded by the exons ATGATGAGAGCTAGGGTTTCACTGTTGCTGGGAATTCTTTTCCTGGCATCACTTTCTGTCTCTTTCGGCATTTCACACCACCGAGAGCACCAAGAGACTCAAGAAGAGTCACAAAATAACCCCTTCTACTTCAACTCCGAAACCTCGTACCACACTTTATTCAAAAACCAATACGGTCACCTTCGTGTCCTCCACAGGTTCGACCAGAGCTCCAAACAACTTCAGAATCTTGAAAACTACCGTGTTGTAGAGTTCAAGTCCAAACCCAACACCCTCCTCCTTCCTCACCATGCTGATGCCGATTTCCTCCTAGTTGTCCTTAATG GGAGAGCCATTCTCACCTTGCTGAACCCTGACGGCAGAGACTCCTACATTCTTGAGCAAGGCCATGCCCAGAAAATCCCTGCAGGAACCACTTTCTTTTTGGTTAACCCTCACGACAACGAGAATCTCAGAATAATCAAACTCGCCATACCCGTTAACAACCCTCACAGATTCCAA GACTTTTTCCTATCTAGCACAGAAGCCCAACAATCGTACTTGCAAGGATTCAGCAAGGATATTCTAGAGGCCTCCTTCGAT AGCGAGTTCAAGGAGATAAACAGGGTTCTGTTTGGAGAGGAGGGagagcagcagcagcagcaagaGGGAGTGATTGTTGAACTTAAAAAGGAACAGATTCGGGAACTGATGAAACATGCTAAATCTAGTTCAAAGAAAACCCTTTCCTCCCAAAATGAACCATTCAACCTGAGAAACCAAAAACCCGTCTATTCCAACAGATTTGGAAGGTTGCACGAGATCACCCCCGAGAAAAACCCCCAGCTTAAGGACTTGGATGTGTTCCTCAGTTCTGTGGATATCAAAGAG GGAGGTCTTCTTATGCCAAACTACAATACAAAGGCCATAGTGATACTAGTGGTTAATAAAGGAGAAGCAAACATTGAAGTTGTTGGCCTAAGAGAACAGCAACAGCAGCAACATCATCAGCAAGAGGAAAGTTGGGAAGTTCAGAGGTATAGAGCTGAGTTGTCCGAAAACGATGTATTTGTCATCCCAGCAGCTTATCCAGTCGCCATCAACGCTACCTCTAATATGAATTTCATTGCTTTCGGTATCAATGCTGAGAACAACCAGAGGAACTTCCTTGCAG GTGAGAAAGACAATGTGATAAGCGAAATACCTAGGGAAGTGTTGGAGGTTGCTTTCCCTGGACCAGGAGAGAAGGTTGTGAAGGTGATAAAGAATCAGAAGGAATCTTACTTTGTGGATGCTCAGCCTGAACAAAAGGAGGAACAGAGTAAGGGAAGAAAGGGTCCGTTGTCTTCAATTTTGGACACTCTCTACTGA
- the LOC114169439 gene encoding uncharacterized protein LOC114169439 translates to MSIPSHAIEKEDETKPLWRYVTKLRKTSGGGNNMIKCSLCDLSFNGSYTRVRSHLLKITGAGVRICLNVTTSKLVEFRRLDNEAALKIENSKKKKVSLPSVSNEGKQTNSGVNPKHKGPLEASFNIQARDTLDYEIARMFYSAGLPFHLAKNPHFRSAFSYAASTSNLSGYVPPTYNKLRGPLLAKERSHVENLLQPIRDSWNDKGVTIVCDGWTDPQRRPLINFMVVNESGPMFLKSIDGSGEIKDKDFIAKHMRDVIMEVGSKNVVQIITDNAAVCKAAGMLIEAVFPSIYWTPCVVHTLNLALKNICAAKNCERNSDTYKECFWITQIADDATFIKNFIVGHSMRLSMFNTFNSFRLLSVASTRFASTIIMLKRFQRLKKGLQEMVISDDWSSYKEDNVDSAQFVKETLLNDNWWMKVDYILAFTAPIYDVLRKTDTDMATLHLVYEMWDSMIENVRKIIYQHERKTEVEHSSFFEVVNSILIDRWTKSSTSLHCLAHSLNPRYYSPEWLNEDPQRRAPHKDFELTQERKKYFKRYFDDADVRREVNIEFANFSGKLGDFADEDSLRDRGKMDAKSWWIIHGSHAPILQNIALKLLGQPCSSSCCERNWSTYSFIHSLKRNKMTPKRAEDLVFVHSNLRLLSRNSSKYKEKETSLWDIAGDDFSMDDNEILDIASLSLDEPELEVVFLMKINIYKPQTL, encoded by the exons ATGAGTATACCTAGTCATGCCAtcgaaaaagaagatgaaacgaAACCTTTGTGGAGATATGTTACAAAGTTAAGAAAAACTTCTGGTGGTGgaaataatatgattaaatgCAGTTTGTGTGATTTATCATTCAATGGATCTTACACTCGAGTAAGATCTCATTTGCTAAAAATTACGGGAGCAGGAGTTAGAATTTGTCTAAACGTGACTACATCAAAACTTGTTGAGTTTAGAAGATTAGACAATGAAGCAgcattgaaaatagaaaattcaaagaagaaaaaggtctCTCTACCATCTGTATCTAATGAAGGAAAGCAGACGAATAGCGGTGTTAATCCAAAACACAAAGGTCCTTTAGAAGCTTCTTTCAATATCCAAGCTAGAGATACTCTTGATTATGAAATTGCAAGGATGTTTTATTCTGCAGGACTACCATTTCATCTAGCAAAAAATCCTCACTTCAGGAGCGCATTTTCTTATGCTGCCAGTACTTCTAATCTCAGTGGATATGTACCACcaacatataataaattgagAGGTCCTTTACTTGCAAAAGAAAGAAGTCACGTAGAAAATCTTCTACAACCCataagagattcatggaatgaTAAAGGTGTGACAATTGTTTGTGATGGGTGGACTGATCCTCAAAGAAGAccacttataaattttatggttgTCAATGAGAGTGGTCCAATGTTTTTAAAGTCAATAGATGGATCTGGTGAGATAAAGGACAAAGATTTTATTGCTAAACACATGAGAGATGTAATTATGGAGGTTGGATCAAAAAATGTGGTACAAATTATAACTGATAATGCAGCTGTATGTAAGGCAGCAGGTATGCTTATAGAAGCAGTATTTCCTTCAATCTACTGGACTCCTTGTGTAGTGCATACATTGAATCTtgcattgaaaaatatttgtgcaGCAAAAAATTGTGAAAGAAATAGTGATACTTATAAAGAATGTTTTTGGATCACACAAATTGCTGATGATGCTACATTTATCAAAAACTTTATTGTGGGGCACTCTATGAGATTGTCAATGTTCAATACCTTCAACTCATTCAGGTTGCTTTCTGTTGCTTCTACAAGATTTGCTTCAACCATTATCATGCTCAAAAGGTTTCAACGTTTGAAGAAAGGACTTCAAGAGATGGTTATTAGTGATGATTGGTCTTCTTATAAAGAGGACAATGTGGACAGTGCACAATTTGTGAAAGAAACTTTATTGAATGATAATTGGTGGATGAAGGTTGACTACATACTTGCTTTTACTGCTCCTATTTATGATGTTCTCAGAAAAACAGATACAGATATGGCTACTCTTCACTTGGTATATGAAATGTGGGACTCAATGATTGAAAATGTTAGAAAGATCATATACCAACATGAAAGGAAGACAGAAGTTGAACATTCATCCTTTTTTGAGGTGGTAAATTCAATATTGATTGATCGTTGGACTAAAAGTAGCACATCTCTTCATTGCCTTGCTCATTCTTTAAATCCAAG atATTACAGTCCTGAATGGTTAAATGAAGACCCACAAAGACGTGCCCCACATAAAGATTTTGAACTTACtcaagaaaggaaaaaatattttaagagatACTTTGATGACGCTGATGTGAGGAGAGAAGTGAATATAGAGTTCGCAAACTTTTCAGGTAAATTGGGAGATTTTGCAGATGAGGACTCTTTAAGGGATAGAGGCAAAATGGATGCAAAGTCATGGTGGATTATTCATGGATCGCATGCACCAATACTTCAAAATATAGCTCTTAAGCTACTTGGACAACCATGCTCTTCTTCTTGCTGTGAAAGAAATTGGAGCACCTACTCTTTTATACattctttaaaaagaaataagatgaCACCTAAAAGGGCGGAAGATTTAGTATTTGTCCACAGTAATCTTCGTCTTCTTTCAAGAAACTCTTCAAAATACAAGGAAAAGGAAACTAGCCTGTGGGATATTGCTGGAGATGATTTTTCAATGGATGATAACGAAATTCTTGATATTGCTAGCCTATCTCTCGATGAACCAGAATTAGAAGTTGTATTTTTGATGAAGATTAACATATATAAGCCTCAaacattatga